Proteins co-encoded in one Opitutus terrae PB90-1 genomic window:
- the ilvB gene encoding biosynthetic-type acetolactate synthase large subunit — protein sequence MKSTTSPTAFPQPEIGREMKGAEAVVECLIREGVDVIFAYPGGASQELHQALARTEKIRTILPRHEQGGAFAAGGYARATGKVGVCMATSGPGATNLVSGIADAFMDSIPLVAITGQVYSKYIGKMAFQETDIYGMTLPVVKHSYLVMNVQDLPRVFKEAFQLARSGRPGPVLIDLPKDVQQTRFTPVFPPAIEFRNSYASGAQHATDEQLKQVLGLVAEAKRPVLYVGGGIISANAHAELKAFAEKTNIPVATTLMGVGAFPETHPLSMQWFGMHGSAYGNWAVDEADLVLCFGARFDDRITGDTSKFAGGAKIVHIDIDASEHNKNKRVHLPIVSDIKFALTRLNELAVANRFTAPDTAAWHAQITKWKKEHPFRFEASKHIVPQEAVAALYELTKGDAVIVTGVGQHQMWAAQFYRFDQPRHYISSLGLGAMGFGYPAALGAKVARPDKQVVDIDGDGSFLMNIQELATAKIEKIHAKAMILNNQHLGMVVQWEDRFYGSVRGNTILGDETNVGSPDNLGGLYPNFVQIAEGFGVKGRRVHLKSDLKPAIQEMLDHDGPYVLDVIVPYTEHVLPMIPAGKTVKDMLLK from the coding sequence ATGAAATCCACGACCTCACCGACTGCATTTCCGCAACCCGAAATCGGCCGCGAAATGAAAGGCGCCGAAGCGGTGGTCGAGTGCCTGATTCGCGAGGGGGTCGACGTCATCTTCGCCTATCCCGGCGGCGCTTCGCAGGAGCTGCACCAGGCGCTCGCGCGCACGGAGAAGATCCGCACCATCCTGCCGCGGCACGAGCAAGGCGGCGCGTTTGCCGCCGGCGGCTACGCCCGCGCCACGGGCAAGGTCGGCGTGTGCATGGCCACCAGTGGCCCGGGCGCGACCAACCTCGTCTCCGGGATCGCGGACGCATTCATGGACTCCATCCCGCTGGTGGCGATCACCGGCCAGGTGTATTCGAAATACATCGGGAAAATGGCGTTCCAGGAGACCGACATCTACGGGATGACGCTGCCGGTCGTGAAGCACTCCTACCTGGTGATGAACGTCCAGGATCTGCCGCGCGTCTTCAAGGAAGCGTTCCAGCTCGCCCGCAGCGGCCGGCCCGGCCCGGTGCTCATCGATCTGCCGAAGGACGTGCAGCAGACCCGGTTCACGCCGGTGTTTCCGCCCGCGATCGAGTTTCGCAACAGCTACGCCTCCGGCGCACAGCACGCCACGGATGAGCAGCTCAAGCAGGTGCTCGGGCTCGTCGCTGAGGCGAAGCGCCCGGTGCTCTACGTGGGCGGCGGCATCATTTCCGCCAACGCCCACGCCGAACTGAAGGCCTTCGCGGAAAAGACCAACATTCCCGTCGCCACCACGCTGATGGGCGTCGGCGCCTTCCCGGAAACGCATCCGCTCTCGATGCAGTGGTTCGGCATGCACGGCTCGGCCTACGGCAACTGGGCCGTCGACGAGGCGGATCTCGTCCTCTGCTTCGGCGCGCGGTTCGACGACCGAATCACGGGCGACACGAGCAAGTTCGCCGGCGGCGCGAAGATCGTGCACATCGATATCGACGCGTCCGAGCACAACAAGAACAAGCGTGTACACCTGCCGATCGTCAGCGACATCAAGTTTGCGTTGACGCGACTAAACGAGCTCGCCGTCGCGAATCGGTTCACGGCGCCGGATACCGCCGCGTGGCACGCGCAGATCACGAAATGGAAGAAGGAGCACCCGTTCCGCTTCGAGGCCAGCAAGCACATCGTCCCGCAGGAGGCGGTCGCCGCGCTTTACGAGCTGACCAAGGGTGACGCGGTCATCGTGACCGGCGTCGGCCAGCACCAGATGTGGGCCGCGCAATTTTACCGCTTCGACCAGCCGCGCCACTACATCAGTTCGCTCGGGCTCGGTGCGATGGGCTTCGGTTATCCCGCCGCGCTCGGCGCGAAGGTCGCGCGGCCGGACAAGCAGGTGGTTGATATCGACGGCGACGGCTCGTTCCTGATGAACATCCAGGAACTCGCCACCGCGAAGATCGAAAAGATTCACGCGAAGGCGATGATCCTGAACAACCAGCACCTCGGCATGGTGGTGCAGTGGGAGGATCGGTTCTACGGCAGCGTGCGCGGCAACACGATTCTCGGCGATGAGACGAACGTCGGTAGTCCCGACAACCTCGGCGGGCTCTATCCCAATTTCGTTCAGATCGCCGAAGGTTTCGGCGTCAAGGGTCGCCGCGTGCACCTGAAGAGCGACCTCAAGCCGGCGATTCAAGAGATGCTCGACCACGACGGACCGTATGTCCTCGACGTGATTGTCCCCTACACCGAACACGTGCTGCCGATGATTCCGGCGGGCAAGACGGTGAAGGACATGTTGCTGAAGTAG
- a CDS encoding TIGR00282 family metallophosphoesterase, with protein MLKLLFVGDIVGRPGRDFVNERMRRIRIEHGIDFVVANAENSAAGAGITGAIARSLLEAGIDAITLGDHVWDQRGWESEITQIERVCRPANLPRANPGWDHLIVEARGFRVAVFTVLGRQFMGIKADCPFLTADRMIEQLRAQADAIVVEIHAEATSEKQALGWYLDGRVTAVLGTHTHVPTADACILPKGTAFICDVGMTGGYRGVLGRQIDPVVAKFVDGMPRRFEIATEDVRLSGALIEIGASRAAAEKIELLTVRG; from the coding sequence ATGCTGAAGTTGCTTTTTGTCGGGGACATCGTGGGCCGGCCGGGGCGGGATTTCGTGAACGAGCGGATGCGCCGGATCCGGATCGAGCACGGCATCGACTTCGTCGTCGCCAACGCGGAAAACTCCGCCGCGGGGGCGGGCATCACGGGGGCTATCGCGCGCTCGCTGCTGGAGGCCGGCATCGACGCGATCACGCTGGGCGATCACGTGTGGGACCAGCGCGGCTGGGAATCGGAGATCACGCAGATCGAACGGGTCTGCCGGCCGGCGAATCTGCCGCGCGCCAATCCCGGCTGGGATCACCTGATCGTGGAAGCGCGCGGCTTTCGCGTCGCGGTGTTCACCGTGCTCGGGCGGCAGTTCATGGGCATCAAGGCGGACTGCCCGTTCCTCACCGCCGACCGGATGATCGAGCAGTTGCGCGCGCAGGCGGACGCGATCGTCGTCGAGATCCACGCCGAGGCGACTTCGGAGAAGCAGGCGCTGGGCTGGTATCTCGACGGCCGCGTCACCGCGGTGCTCGGAACGCACACGCACGTGCCGACCGCTGATGCGTGCATCCTGCCGAAAGGCACGGCTTTCATTTGCGACGTTGGGATGACCGGCGGCTATCGCGGCGTGCTGGGCCGGCAGATCGATCCAGTCGTGGCGAAATTCGTCGACGGCATGCCGCGGCGGTTTGAGATCGCGACGGAAGATGTGCGGCTCTCCGGTGCGCTCATCGAGATCGGCGCCTCGAGGGCGGCCGCGGAGAAGATCGAGCTGCTGACGGTGAGAGGATGA